The following nucleotide sequence is from Pseudarthrobacter psychrotolerans.
ATGGTCCGCAGTAAGGGCGAGCCCAGGATCCCGGCGATGTGCAGGAATTTCCGCAGGTGCTCCGCGCGGATGCCCTTGGTGCCGAGCTCCAGGGCGATGCCCAGCCGGTCAGCTGTTGCCCGGACGGCAACCAGCTCGGAGTCCGTCATGGCTTCCAGCGGGGTGTAGTCGCAGACCTGGAAGAGGTCCACGCTGAGTTCCGCGGTCCGCTCCAGCGACTGGTGGATGCTGAGCGGTTCGGCGACCTTGTCCGAGAGCTGCCAGAAGAAGGCGTAGCTGCTCAGGCCGATCCGTGAGCCCTGGCCGGTGGCGTTCATACCGTCGCCTCCGCTGCTGCCAGCCACGCGGTCGTCTCGTCCAGGATGGTCTTCAGCGCCTTCGGATCGTGGGCGAAGCGGCCCAGGAACAGGCCGGCGACGGCGGAGTCCAGCCTGGTGATCAGGCCGGGTCCGGCGCTGCCGCCGTAGATCACGCGGCTGTCGGCCTGGCCGGGCAGGGTGCGCAGGTGCGCGTCCAGCCCGGTGATGACGGCGCTGATGTATTCCGGGGTTGCGGGTGCCGGGGCGCCGATGGCCCATTGCGGCTCGTAGGCCACGATGGTCCGGCCTGCGGGTCCCAGCGACTGGGCACGGTTGAGGGCGGCGTCGATCTCGGCAGTGCACTGCGCGACAGCCTCTTCCGGCGAACCGGCGTGCAGCTCCCCGACGCACAGAACCGGCGTGAGGCCGTTGCGGTAGGCGGCGGCGGTCTTCAGCCCGATGACCGTGTCATCTTCGCCAAAGATCCGGCGGCGTTCGGCGTGGCCCACCTCGGCGTACCGTCCGCCGAGCTCGGCCACGGTCTTGCCGCCGACTTCACCGGTGAACGAGCCTTCGTCTTCCCAGAAGATGTCCTGGGCGCCCGCGGCGGCTCCTGCAGTGCCCAGGATGCGGGCAGCTTCGGGAAGCACCGGGAGGGTGGGCAGGACGAACAGCTCGATGTCCCCGCTCTGGATGGCCGGGTGCGCGAACGCGATGCCAGCCACGTCGCGGCAGTAATCAACCGAACGCTGGTAGCCGAAGTACATCTTCAGGCTGACGCCGATGATGGCTTTCGGTTTTGTCGCTGTCTTAGCAGGAAGTGACACCCTCATAGTCCTTAATCAGTGTGACTTTCTCGGCCGAAGCGGAGGTTTCGTCGAAGGTGTAGGTGAGCCATTCCTTGGCGAGGCGGCGTGCCAGTTCCAGGCCGACGACGCGCTGGCCGAAGGTGAGGACCTGGACGTTGTTGCTCAGGATGGAGCGTTCAACGGAGTAGCTGTCGTGCGCGGTGACGGCGCGGATGCCGGCGACCTTG
It contains:
- a CDS encoding triose-phosphate isomerase family protein, which gives rise to MSLPAKTATKPKAIIGVSLKMYFGYQRSVDYCRDVAGIAFAHPAIQSGDIELFVLPTLPVLPEAARILGTAGAAAGAQDIFWEDEGSFTGEVGGKTVAELGGRYAEVGHAERRRIFGEDDTVIGLKTAAAYRNGLTPVLCVGELHAGSPEEAVAQCTAEIDAALNRAQSLGPAGRTIVAYEPQWAIGAPAPATPEYISAVITGLDAHLRTLPGQADSRVIYGGSAGPGLITRLDSAVAGLFLGRFAHDPKALKTILDETTAWLAAAEATV